In a single window of the Schistocerca americana isolate TAMUIC-IGC-003095 chromosome X, iqSchAmer2.1, whole genome shotgun sequence genome:
- the LOC124556386 gene encoding uncharacterized protein LOC124556386, with amino-acid sequence MALGKDVETIAELITMLEKRNCVNDKMESVLEENFSCFPLEFIVTHLKNSGAKKQSSILQDLVSSVNCEPDYLQEVFKYLKHNDSDKRYLKESVLIFDSMSVRKHIVSKKNCAGYVDLSNIVNTDAGELATEALVFQIRSYTEMFKSPIVYIFVNKLYSDVINEIVTVCILTVGVLARSVTCDGADVNIQALNAENFAPYFKHPANDCNVHAILHTLCRLKLVCNTLVAKKTINYEAGDCDNLKFANSLSGSHVNLRSKKINVSLAAQTVSCSVADSIELLESSQHPDFQDASATVGFTRIIDKLFDVCSSRNVHPKGFQKPIEN; translated from the exons ATGGCTCTTGGGAAAGAT GTGGAAACAATAGCAGAACTTATTACAATGCTCGaaaaaagaaactgtgtaaatGACAAAATGGAAAGTGTTCTTGAAGAAAATTTTAGCTGTTTTCCTTTAGAATTTATTGTTACGCACTTGAAAAACAGTGGTGCAAAGAAGCAATCCAG TATTCTTCAAGATTTGGTGTCATCAGTAAATTGTGAACCTGACTATCTACAAGAGGTTTTCAAGTATCTGAAACATAATGACAGTGACAAACGGTATCTTAAAGAGAGTGTACTTATTTTTGATAGTATGTCAGTTAGGAAGCACATTGTGTCGAAAAAAAATTGTGCAGGCTATGTTGATTTGAGCAACATTGTGAATACAGATGCAGGAGAACTGGCTACTGAAGCTTTAGTATTTCAGATACGGTCATACACCGAAATGTTTAAGTCCCCAATTGTGTATATCTTTGTGAATAAACTGTATTCAGATGTAATAAATGAAATTGTGACAGTTTGTATACTGACTGTAGGTGTTCTTGCGAGGTCAGTGACATGCGATGGTGCTGATGTTAACATTCAGGCACTGAATGCGGAAAATTTTGCTCCTTACTTCAAGCATCCTGCTAATGACTGTAATGTTCATGCAATTCTCCATACACTCTGTAGGCTGAAATTAGTTTGTAATACTTTGGTTGCAAAGAAAACTATTAACTATGAAGCTGGAGAT TGTGATAATTTAAAATTTGCCAATTCACTCTCTGGTTCACATGTGAATTTGCGTAGTAAGAAAATTAATGTCTCTTTAGCAGCCCAGACAGTGAGCTGCAGTGTTGCTGATTCCATTGAACTTCTAGAGAGTTCCCAGCACCCAGACTTTCAGGACGCCTCTGCCACTGTAGGATTCACCAGAATTATTGATAAACTGTTTGATGTGTGCAGCTCTAGGAATGTTCATCCTAAGGGCTTTCAAAAACCCATAGAGAACTGA